A genome region from Sphaerisporangium krabiense includes the following:
- a CDS encoding DUF3052 domain-containing protein gives MSATAGQAQGERGLAERLGLKPGQVVQEIGWDEDSDEELRQSIEELTGNELVDEDSEDVVDVVLLWWRDGDGDLFDALSDAMTGLADAGQIWVLTPKVGREGHVEPSDIGEDATTAGLAQTSSVSAARDWSGTRLVAPKGRR, from the coding sequence GTGAGCGCGACCGCGGGTCAGGCGCAGGGCGAGCGCGGCCTGGCCGAGCGACTCGGTCTGAAGCCGGGTCAGGTGGTGCAGGAGATCGGCTGGGACGAGGACTCCGACGAGGAGCTCCGCCAGTCGATCGAAGAGCTGACCGGCAACGAACTGGTCGATGAGGATTCCGAGGACGTCGTCGACGTCGTGCTGCTGTGGTGGCGCGATGGAGATGGTGACCTGTTCGACGCCTTGAGCGACGCCATGACCGGTCTGGCCGACGCCGGCCAGATCTGGGTGCTGACTCCCAAGGTGGGCCGGGAAGGTCACGTCGAGCCGAGCGACATCGGGGAGGACGCCACGACTGCGGGCCTCGCCCAGACCAGCAGCGTCAGCGCGGCCCGCGACTGGTCGGGCACGCGCCTCGTCGCTCCGAAGGGACGTCGCTAG
- a CDS encoding peroxiredoxin, with amino-acid sequence MAVEVGEKAPEFELQDQHGAPVRLSGLRGRRVVLMFYPLAFTGVCHGELGVLRDEFVASLPDDVQVLTVSVDSIFVHRAWAEQERYAFPLLSDFWPHGEVARAYGVLDEERGVALRGTFIIDAEGVVRWKAVNPIPLARDISEYHRVLATIP; translated from the coding sequence ATGGCTGTCGAGGTGGGCGAGAAGGCTCCCGAGTTCGAGCTCCAGGACCAGCACGGCGCCCCCGTGCGCCTGTCCGGCCTGCGGGGCCGTCGAGTCGTGCTCATGTTCTACCCGCTCGCCTTCACCGGCGTCTGCCACGGCGAGCTCGGCGTTCTGCGCGACGAGTTCGTCGCGTCGCTGCCCGACGACGTCCAGGTGCTCACCGTGTCCGTCGACTCGATCTTCGTCCACCGGGCGTGGGCCGAGCAAGAGCGCTACGCGTTCCCGCTGCTCTCCGACTTCTGGCCGCATGGCGAGGTGGCCAGGGCGTACGGTGTCCTCGATGAGGAGAGGGGCGTCGCGCTGCGCGGCACCTTCATCATCGACGCCGAGGGCGTGGTCCGGTGGAAGGCCGTGAACCCGATCCCCTTGGCGCGCGACATCTCCGAGTACCACCGAGTGCTCGCGACAATCCCCTAG